In Chitinophaga nivalis, a single genomic region encodes these proteins:
- a CDS encoding glycosyltransferase, whose protein sequence is MKIAYFTDINLHEPNGILTKLSMQCQEWIKAGNVVKVFSVPNTGKIPEHTPQLPFDFEIFDSRFSKKFHNSGYASYIRKFFVTGKVLAALKRFQPDVLYVRDLIWYPGLERIIKSFPAVIELNTLLESELSLIASGKVQRMHNWGSLKSYSAAKGFVGVTKEITSFYTKKYGHQGITLGNGYTVSTVEARQATTENKSGRPQLIFVGYPGLAWHGVDKLIELSENIPEIDVHVVGPIVEENGLKIPANMIQHGFLDKAPLAELYQQMDIGIGTLALHRKNMTEASPLKVREYCAYGLPVILAYNDTDLSGQDFVLEIENDEDTIRKNIVRIKQFISTWQHTRVAISKVIPLIDYAAKEQQRLKFMQSIAEKNKQHT, encoded by the coding sequence ATGAAAATTGCATATTTTACCGATATAAATTTGCATGAACCCAACGGAATATTGACTAAGCTGAGTATGCAGTGTCAGGAATGGATAAAAGCCGGAAACGTAGTGAAAGTTTTCTCTGTTCCTAACACCGGTAAAATTCCGGAACATACCCCCCAGTTGCCATTTGACTTTGAAATCTTCGATAGCCGGTTTTCAAAAAAATTCCATAATAGCGGCTATGCGTCTTACATCCGTAAATTCTTTGTTACAGGTAAGGTGTTGGCAGCATTAAAAAGATTTCAACCGGATGTTTTGTATGTCAGAGATTTGATTTGGTATCCCGGACTGGAAAGAATCATTAAAAGCTTTCCGGCGGTAATTGAACTGAATACCTTGCTGGAGAGTGAGCTGAGTCTGATTGCATCAGGTAAAGTGCAAAGGATGCATAACTGGGGATCTCTGAAATCATACAGTGCAGCAAAAGGATTTGTGGGAGTCACAAAGGAGATTACTTCTTTCTATACAAAAAAATATGGTCATCAAGGTATTACCTTAGGAAATGGCTATACTGTTTCTACCGTTGAAGCCCGGCAGGCAACAACAGAGAATAAGTCTGGCAGACCACAGCTGATTTTTGTGGGATATCCGGGGTTGGCATGGCACGGTGTAGACAAATTAATTGAATTATCCGAAAACATACCAGAGATCGACGTGCATGTGGTGGGGCCTATAGTAGAAGAAAATGGCCTGAAAATACCTGCAAACATGATTCAGCATGGTTTTTTAGATAAAGCACCTTTAGCTGAGTTATATCAACAAATGGATATAGGGATTGGCACGCTCGCGTTACATAGAAAAAATATGACTGAAGCTTCTCCCCTTAAGGTCAGAGAATATTGTGCTTATGGCCTGCCAGTTATATTGGCTTATAATGATACGGATCTTTCAGGACAGGATTTTGTGCTCGAAATTGAAAATGATGAAGACACTATTCGTAAGAATATTGTTAGAATTAAACAATTTATTTCAACCTGGCAGCATACCAGGGTAGCCATCAGTAAGGTTATACCGCTGATAGATTATGCTGCGAAAGAACAGCAACGATTGAAATTTATGCAAAGTATCGCAGAAAAAAATAAGCAGCATACCTAA
- the asnB gene encoding asparagine synthase (glutamine-hydrolyzing): MCGIAGLLHKNAEAIRMDAIKRMTDVIAHRGPDGDGQWISPNGHVGLGHRRLSIIDLSTGGDQPMHYADKRYTITFNGEIYNYIELKQKLISKGYTFQSTSDTEVLLALYDAEKEGCLTSLDGMFAFAIWDEKEQTLFFARDRFGEKPFHYAFTPEKYFVFGSEMKSLWAYGIPRVRNNKMLYRYLVYNEIMNEEDLAETFFDGILRLKPAHYGILHFPSFKLKIKQYWDINYRQVNDEITEREAKEKFRDLFLTSVGRRLRSDVPVGSSLSGGLDSSLIVCAINHLQQDKGGSQHTFSARFPGFKKDEGVYMDKVIAQTNANAHFVYPDAEHFFENMSTITWHQEEPFGSASISAQNAVMKLAKEKNITVLLDGQGADEILAGYHIYYYSFFHELRSGDRSTYKAQLEKYHRLQAGNNINGLSYQGDLKSWVKSKFPAALLKLIKNKRQQLAAIRSPFISRDFIAEYAVEESRMLQTNIHLNHSLYNSTTGAGLQELLRYADRNSMQYSREVRLPFLSHELVTFLFTLPARYKIFDGWTKYLMRIAFEDILPQDITWRKDKIGYEPPQQSWMDATAVKAQINDYKDGFIREKILDASMTNINTDIASSLSDDPGKNWRILQAGLIFNK; encoded by the coding sequence ATGTGTGGAATAGCCGGGCTTTTGCATAAAAATGCCGAAGCCATTCGTATGGATGCTATCAAGCGAATGACTGATGTCATTGCGCATAGAGGGCCAGATGGTGATGGACAGTGGATATCCCCTAATGGGCATGTTGGCCTGGGGCATCGACGACTTTCAATTATAGATTTGTCGACAGGTGGAGATCAGCCTATGCATTATGCTGATAAACGATATACCATTACGTTTAATGGTGAAATTTATAATTATATAGAACTAAAGCAGAAGCTGATTAGTAAGGGATATACTTTTCAAAGTACGTCAGATACTGAAGTTTTACTGGCTTTGTATGATGCCGAGAAAGAAGGTTGTCTGACATCACTGGATGGCATGTTTGCATTTGCGATATGGGATGAAAAGGAACAGACTTTATTTTTTGCGAGAGACAGGTTTGGTGAAAAACCTTTTCATTATGCTTTTACACCGGAGAAGTATTTTGTTTTTGGCTCAGAAATGAAGTCCCTTTGGGCTTATGGAATACCGCGGGTAAGAAATAATAAGATGTTGTATCGTTATCTCGTATACAATGAGATAATGAATGAAGAAGATCTGGCGGAAACATTTTTCGATGGTATTCTCCGGTTAAAACCTGCACATTATGGCATACTTCATTTCCCGTCATTCAAACTGAAGATAAAGCAGTATTGGGATATTAACTACAGGCAGGTAAATGATGAAATAACAGAACGAGAGGCAAAAGAAAAATTCAGAGACCTTTTTTTAACGAGTGTAGGGCGCCGGCTTCGTTCGGATGTGCCGGTGGGGTCCAGCTTGTCTGGGGGGCTTGATAGCTCTCTGATTGTTTGCGCCATTAATCATCTCCAGCAAGATAAAGGGGGATCGCAACATACATTCTCTGCGAGGTTTCCGGGATTTAAGAAAGATGAAGGAGTATATATGGATAAGGTGATTGCTCAAACCAACGCCAATGCGCATTTTGTATACCCTGATGCCGAACATTTTTTCGAAAATATGAGTACAATTACCTGGCATCAGGAAGAGCCATTCGGTTCTGCCAGCATCAGTGCTCAGAATGCTGTCATGAAGCTGGCTAAAGAAAAAAACATCACTGTTTTATTGGACGGTCAGGGAGCAGATGAAATTTTGGCGGGTTATCATATTTATTATTATTCCTTTTTTCATGAGTTGAGATCTGGTGATAGAAGTACTTATAAGGCTCAATTGGAGAAGTATCACCGGCTGCAGGCAGGGAATAATATTAACGGTTTATCTTATCAGGGAGACTTGAAAAGTTGGGTCAAGAGTAAATTTCCCGCTGCATTATTAAAGCTGATTAAAAATAAGCGGCAACAGCTGGCGGCAATCCGTTCCCCTTTCATTAGCCGGGATTTTATTGCTGAATATGCTGTGGAGGAGAGCCGCATGCTGCAGACGAATATCCATTTAAACCATTCGTTGTATAATAGTACAACGGGGGCAGGACTACAGGAATTGTTACGGTATGCAGATAGAAATTCCATGCAGTATTCACGTGAAGTAAGACTACCTTTCCTTTCTCATGAATTGGTAACGTTTTTATTTACACTTCCTGCCAGATATAAGATTTTTGATGGCTGGACCAAGTATTTAATGAGAATTGCCTTTGAAGATATTTTACCGCAGGATATTACCTGGCGAAAGGACAAAATCGGATATGAACCACCCCAGCAATCCTGGATGGATGCTACTGCTGTAAAAGCACAGATAAATGACTACAAAGATGGATTTATCCGGGAAAAAATTCTGGATGCCTCTATGACGAATATAAATACGGATATAGCCAGTAGTTTGTCAGATGATCCGGGAAAAAACTGGCGCATTTTACAGGCTGGGCTCATTTTTAATAAATAA
- a CDS encoding MOP flippase family protein: MNIKKSVISGTKWTVASMVVQVVVQLLRLSILTRFLTKSDFGLVAIVTLILGFTHIFTDLGVSVVLFSRHDLTKKEYSSLYWVSFLSGIALYVVLLAITPAIALFYKLDILNILIPIMGLDLIFATAGRHFKIFKQKEFRFKEIGLIEISSALLSLVASVYLAYFNWGVYSLIYSTILNSALTSFLLIITTIRTYPISFYINIKENKSLYKVGLYQTGAQILDFISSQLDIIIIGRIMGSADLGVYNLVKQLILRPYSLLNPIIQNVAIPLLAKLRNDVATFNSNYLQILKITSMVTFPLYALIALYAKEILWVLYGAPYKDAALLLQIFCVWGGISSILGPSSMLVVVTGKTKLGFNWTIFRVLTTPACIIIGGLWGTVIGISVGQSLCIVSYLVMYWIFFIKRASTISFKDYTASYLYELGAAVGALTVALIIKTLCLQVFNLYVSGVIAFIAFGTLFCFFNKTELANLYKRLRPS, translated from the coding sequence ATGAATATTAAGAAAAGTGTTATATCGGGAACAAAATGGACAGTAGCGTCTATGGTTGTTCAGGTGGTTGTACAGTTGCTCAGGTTATCCATACTTACCCGATTTCTCACTAAATCTGACTTCGGCCTGGTAGCCATTGTTACCCTTATCCTTGGTTTTACACACATCTTTACCGACTTGGGAGTGTCTGTTGTGTTGTTCTCCAGACATGATTTAACAAAGAAGGAATACAGCAGTTTGTATTGGGTTAGTTTTCTCTCCGGAATAGCACTTTATGTGGTATTATTAGCTATTACACCTGCTATTGCGCTGTTTTATAAGCTAGATATTCTAAATATCCTGATTCCGATTATGGGATTGGATTTGATCTTTGCAACAGCGGGCCGACACTTTAAGATTTTTAAGCAAAAAGAATTTCGCTTCAAGGAGATCGGATTGATCGAAATTTCTTCTGCACTGCTTTCTCTAGTGGCATCTGTTTATTTAGCTTATTTTAATTGGGGAGTATATAGTCTGATTTATTCTACTATCTTAAACTCTGCATTGACTTCCTTCTTATTAATCATTACAACTATTCGGACTTATCCTATTTCATTTTATATCAACATCAAAGAAAATAAATCTTTATATAAGGTTGGGTTGTATCAAACCGGTGCCCAGATTTTGGATTTCATTTCCAGTCAATTGGATATTATTATCATTGGCCGGATAATGGGCTCTGCAGATCTGGGGGTATATAATCTCGTTAAACAACTTATTCTGCGGCCTTATAGTTTGTTAAATCCGATTATTCAGAATGTGGCCATCCCGCTCCTGGCGAAACTGAGAAATGATGTAGCTACATTTAACAGTAACTATCTCCAGATACTGAAGATCACAAGTATGGTGACTTTCCCGCTTTATGCATTGATTGCCCTGTATGCGAAGGAGATATTATGGGTTTTATATGGTGCTCCCTATAAAGATGCTGCATTATTATTGCAGATTTTCTGTGTTTGGGGAGGTATTAGTTCCATTTTGGGACCATCAAGTATGTTGGTTGTAGTTACAGGAAAAACAAAACTGGGTTTTAACTGGACCATATTCAGGGTACTTACTACGCCAGCTTGTATAATTATTGGTGGCTTATGGGGAACGGTAATTGGTATCTCCGTGGGACAAAGTTTATGTATAGTCAGTTATCTGGTGATGTATTGGATATTTTTTATTAAGCGGGCTTCCACTATATCATTCAAGGACTATACTGCGTCTTATTTATATGAATTGGGTGCCGCAGTAGGGGCATTAACAGTTGCTTTGATAATTAAAACGCTTTGTCTGCAGGTATTCAATTTATATGTTTCAGGTGTAATTGCTTTTATAGCATTTGGAACTTTATTCTGTTTCTTCAACAAGACAGAACTTGCTAACCTATACAAACGCTTACGACCAAGCTGA